The nucleotide sequence GGCCCGAGCTCCCCCCCCTCGGCGGCGCCCTCCGCGGCGGCGGCCTCCGGAGCGCGGGGCTCGGCGTCGGCCGGCGCCGCGGCCTGGTCCCCGGCCCCACCGCCGCGCCCGCGGGCGCACCCGCCCCCGGCACCCCGGCCGGGTCCCTCGCCCGCCCCGTCGACGACGTGGCGGCCCCCCCGGCGGGACGGGCCCTGGCCCTCGCCGGCGCGCCCTACCTCGTGCTGGTCGGCGTGGTGCTGGTCACCCGGCTCGTCCCGCCGGTCCAGGACGCCCTCCGCAGCGTGTCGTGGAGCTGGACGGTCGCCGACGCGTTCAGCGGCTCCGTCGAACCGCTGTACCACCCCGGCACCGTCCTGGCGGTCGGCTTCGTCGCCGGCGTGGTCGCCAACCGCCTCGGCCGCGCCGACGTCGTCGCGGTCGTCGGCTACACCGTCCGGAAGCTCGGACCCGTCGCCGTGGCCTTGCTCGGGATGCTCGGCCTGTCGCGACTCATGGTCCACGCGGGCATGACCGACACCCTGGCCACGGCTGCCGCGGGCGCCGCCGGCGGGCTGTGGCCGCTCCTCGCCCCCTTCGTCGGGACGCTCGGGACCTTCGTCACCGGGTCGGCGACGGCGTCGAACATCCTGTTCACCGACTTCCAGGTGTCGACGGCCCAGGCGGTCGACCTGCCCGTGGCGGCCATCGCCGGCGGCCAGAACTTCGGCGCGGCGACCGGCAACATCATCTGCCCGCACAACATCGTCGCCGCGGGAGCGACCGTCGACCTGGCGGGCGCGGAGGGGGAGATCCTCCGCCAGACCCTGTGGGTCGCGGCGCTGTACGCGGCTGCGGGGGGTCTGCTCGCCCTGCTGGTCCTCACCTGAGGGTCCCGACCGGAGGTCCCGGCCGGCGTGGGGACCTCCGTCCCGCGCGGTCAGGGCCGGTCGGCATGTCGCGGACTGAGGGACTCGGCGAACGTGTGGGTCGTCCCGGAGACACCAGGAACCACCAGGTGTGGGACATCGGCACACGAGGAGTCGATCCAGATGAGCACCATCGAGCGCGAGACCGTCGAGACCACCGAGACCGCCCCCCTGGCGATGAAGCTGCGGACCCACCGCCTGTTCTCCATCGTCGCCATCGCCGCCATGGTGATCGGCATCGGCTCGGTGCTGGGCGGCTTCGCCGGCGCGGTCTACACCTACGACCAGGCCGCCACCCAGGACATCACCACCCCGGAGGACGCCCGCATCGCCGAGGCGCCCGTCCGCGGCCCGCTGACGATGTGGGCGCAGTCCGACATCATCACCCACCACCAGCTGGACCGGACCGGCGGCCTGTACTACTCCCAGATGGAGCGCGAGGTGCAGGCGGTCGACGAGGAGGGCAACGCGGTCGTGGACGACGACGGCCAGCCCGTGATGGTGCCGAACGAGGCCCGGATGTCCTGGCTCGACGCGACCACCCTGACCACCAGCCTGAACATGGGGATCATGGCCTACGCACTGGCGGCCTTCGCGGTCGTCGTCGGCCTGGTCCTGACCGGCACCGGCTGGGTCATCTGGCGCCTCCGCGACGCCGAGGTCGCCCTCCACTGACACGATCGGCGCGACCAGCCCGCCGACCACCCATCACCGACCCGAGGGCCCCGCGACGCGGGGCCCTCGCCCGTTTGGGCGGACGGAGGTCGCCTCGCTACCGTCCTGCGCCATGACTCGAGTCAGGTGGGTGCTGCTCGTCCTCCTCGGAGTGCTGGTCGTCGCGCTCGGCGGGGCGTACCTCTACGCCAGACCGCTGCTGCTGACCGGCACCGGGTACGCCGCCCACAACGCCTGCGCGGTCCAGCTGGTCGCCGGTCGCGACGCGGCCGCCCCCGCGCGGGACCTGCCGCCGAACCCGCTGGTCCCGTACCTGCGCACATCCGTCGACGCCGAGGAGGGGACCGTCACGTCGTCCGTCCTCGGGCTGCTGGCCCGTCAGACCGCGTACCACGCCGAGGGGCTGGGCTGCACCCTCGCCGACGCGCGGCCCGAGCTGACCGCCCCCGACCCCGTCGAGGCGGGGGAGGGGGAGTGGCCCGCCGGCGAGGACGTCGGCCCCCCGCCGGCGGACGTCGACGTCGATGCGCTGACCGCCGCGGTCGACGCGGCCTTCGCCGAGGGGCACCCGAGCGGCCTGGAGGTCGGCACCCGCGCCGTCGTCGTCGTCCACGAGGGCCGCATCGTCGCCGAGCGGTACGCCGCGGGGTTCGACGCCTCCACCCGCCAGCTCGGGTGGTCGATGTCGAAGAGCGTCACGGGGATGGCGCTCGGGCGTCTCGTCGCCGACGGGGTCATCGACGTCGACGACGCCGGGCTGCTCGAGGCGTGGGACGACGAGCGCGCGGACATCACCGTCGAGGACCTGCTGCGCATGTCGAGCGGGCTGTCCTGGGACGAGGCCTACGACCTCGGCACCGAGATCACCCGGATGCTCTACCTCGAGGACGACATGGGCGCCTTCGCGGCCGACCAGCCGCTCGCCCACGACCCCGGCACGTTCCAGTCGTACTCCTCGGGCACCACGAACATCCTCTGCGACGTCATGCAGCAGCGGTCCGGGATGGGCACCGAGATGCTGCACGAGCTGGTGTTCGAGCCGCTCGGCATGGCGTCGGCCATCATCGAACCGGATGCCGACGGCGGGCTGGTCTGCGCCTCCTACGTCTGGGCGACCCCGCGGGACTGGGCCCGGTTCGGCCTCTGGGCCCTGCAGGGCGGTGAGTGGGACGGCGAGCAGCTCGTCGACGAGACCTGGGTCGGCGACACGACGTCCCTGGTCGACGTCGAGACCGAGGAGCTGGGCCACGCCGCCCACTGGTGGGTCAACGAGACGGCGCAGGGGTCCCTCCGGTTCCCCGAGATGCCCGCCGACGCGTTCTGGGCGTCGGGCCACGACGGGCAGCGGGTCGTCGTGGTTCCCTCTGCCGACCTCGTCGTGGTCCGCCAGGGCTTCACCCCGGGCCTCCCCGGCGAGGAGCTCGGCATCGACGTGCTGGTGCGCGACGTGATCGCAGCCCTCGGCGCCTGACCCTGGTCGACCGAGGCCCTTGACCCTCAGGTGACCTGAGGGTCGATGCTGCGCACATGCCCGCATCGCCTCCGCTGCTCAGCATCGGCAGCTTCAGCCGTCTGGCCCACCTGAGCGTCCCCGCCCTGCGGCACTACCACGAGCTCGGTCTCCTCGAGCCCGCGGCGGTCGACCCCCGGACCGGGTACCGCCGCTACGCGCCCGAGCAGGCCGAGGCCGCCCACCTGATCCGTCGACTGCGGGCGCTCGAGATGCCCCTCGAGGAGGTCGCGGCGGTCCTCGCCACCGACGACCCCGACGCCCGCGACCGGGTCATCGCTGCCCACCTCGCCCGCATGGAGGCGGCCCTGGACCGCACCCGCTGGGCGGTCGCGAGCCTCCGCGCCCTGCTGTCCGATGACGTCGAGGGCGGCCTGGTCGTCGAGCGGCGCCACCTCCCCGCCTGCCGGGCGCTGACCCGCACGACCGTCGTCGACGTCGACGCGATCAGCGACTGGTTCGCCGACACCCACCCGCGGCTGGGGCGGGCCCTCGCGGACCTGGGGGTCGCGCCGGTCGGCCCGTTCGGGGCGACCTACGACGATGCGTGGTTCGCCGACGGTGCCGGGACGGTGACCGCGTTCGTCCCGATCGCCACCGCCACCCGCGTCGGCGCGGACCTGGGCGGCCTTGAGGTCATCGAGCTGCCCGCCGGCGACGTCGCCGTGGCCACCCACGTCGGCGGCTACGGCGACCTCGACCGGACCTACGGCGCGCTCGGCCGCCACGTGGCGGAGGCCGGCGTCGAAGGGCCCGGCCCGATCCGCGAGCACTACCTGATCGGTCCCGGCGACGCCCCGGACCCGGCGGGCTGGCGCACCGAGGTGTGCTGGCCCGTCACCCGCTGACGACGAGGAGGAGCACACCATGTCCGCACGCATCGCCCACATCTGCGTCGACGCCGTCGACGCCGCCGCCCTGGCCGCCTTCTGGAGCCAGGTGCTCGACCAGCCCGTCGACGAGGGCGCGAGCCCGTACTACGCCGGCATCGGCATCGCCGACCGCCAGCCGGGACGGACCGCCATGATGTTCCTGATGGTCCCCGAGCCGCCGTCGGGGACGAAGAACCGGGTCCACGTCGACCTGGTCGCCGACGGGGACCTCGCGGCGGAGACCGCGCGCGTCGTCGCCCTCGGCGCCACCCACGTCGGGGACTTCGACGAGTACGGCACCACCTGGGCCAGCTTCACCGACCCCGAGGGCAACGCCTTCGACATCGCGGTGGCCGGCGCCCACCAGTGACGCCGGCCGAGGGGGTCAGCTCGCCAGGTCGCCGACGATGTCGGCGGCCACCGCCTCGCTCACGTACGAGGTGTCGCCGATGATGAACGCCGTCGACGCACGGGGGTCGAGCGCCTGCAGGAACCCCGCGGTCTCCGCGGGGCAGCGGTCGCTGCCGACCCCGAGCTGCGGCGCGTCGTTCCGGGCCGACAGGGGTGCGGAGGCGAGCGTCAACGCCCACCCGTCCTCGCGGTCGAGGTTGGTGATCACGACCTGGTCGACGGGCCCGTCGAGGACCGCCGGCCACAGGGTGGTGGCGACCGCGGCGGCCGTCCCCATCCGGTTGTCACCCGCGATCCGACGGCTGCCCGGCGCCGCCGCCGCTGCGACGTCGCTGATCGCGTTCGGACCGCCGAGGACCGTCGTGGTGGTGATGCCCAGGTCGGTCAGCGCCCGCTGGGCTGCGGGGTGCAGGGCGGCGGTGGGGGTCAGGACGATCGGCACGCCGGCCTCGGCGCCGTACGCACCGCCGGTCACCGCGTCCGGGAAGCGCTCGCCGAAGGCCAGCAGCGCCTCGGTGGCGCCGGGACGCTCGGTGACCACCCGGCGGGCGATCGCCTCCGCCGTCTCGTAGCGCGTCGGGCCGGCGAAGCGCTCGACGACGTAGCCGGCCGTGGTCAGCTCGGACTCGACGGCCGTGGAGACCGCGTTCGTGCCACCCATGATCCGCACGCGTCCGCCGTCGGGGAG is from Euzebya sp. and encodes:
- a CDS encoding serine hydrolase domain-containing protein, whose protein sequence is MTRVRWVLLVLLGVLVVALGGAYLYARPLLLTGTGYAAHNACAVQLVAGRDAAAPARDLPPNPLVPYLRTSVDAEEGTVTSSVLGLLARQTAYHAEGLGCTLADARPELTAPDPVEAGEGEWPAGEDVGPPPADVDVDALTAAVDAAFAEGHPSGLEVGTRAVVVVHEGRIVAERYAAGFDASTRQLGWSMSKSVTGMALGRLVADGVIDVDDAGLLEAWDDERADITVEDLLRMSSGLSWDEAYDLGTEITRMLYLEDDMGAFAADQPLAHDPGTFQSYSSGTTNILCDVMQQRSGMGTEMLHELVFEPLGMASAIIEPDADGGLVCASYVWATPRDWARFGLWALQGGEWDGEQLVDETWVGDTTSLVDVETEELGHAAHWWVNETAQGSLRFPEMPADAFWASGHDGQRVVVVPSADLVVVRQGFTPGLPGEELGIDVLVRDVIAALGA
- a CDS encoding L-lactate permease: PELPPLGGALRGGGLRSAGLGVGRRRGLVPGPTAAPAGAPAPGTPAGSLARPVDDVAAPPAGRALALAGAPYLVLVGVVLVTRLVPPVQDALRSVSWSWTVADAFSGSVEPLYHPGTVLAVGFVAGVVANRLGRADVVAVVGYTVRKLGPVAVALLGMLGLSRLMVHAGMTDTLATAAAGAAGGLWPLLAPFVGTLGTFVTGSATASNILFTDFQVSTAQAVDLPVAAIAGGQNFGAATGNIICPHNIVAAGATVDLAGAEGEILRQTLWVAALYAAAGGLLALLVLT
- a CDS encoding MerR family transcriptional regulator, coding for MPASPPLLSIGSFSRLAHLSVPALRHYHELGLLEPAAVDPRTGYRRYAPEQAEAAHLIRRLRALEMPLEEVAAVLATDDPDARDRVIAAHLARMEAALDRTRWAVASLRALLSDDVEGGLVVERRHLPACRALTRTTVVDVDAISDWFADTHPRLGRALADLGVAPVGPFGATYDDAWFADGAGTVTAFVPIATATRVGADLGGLEVIELPAGDVAVATHVGGYGDLDRTYGALGRHVAEAGVEGPGPIREHYLIGPGDAPDPAGWRTEVCWPVTR
- a CDS encoding VOC family protein; its protein translation is MSARIAHICVDAVDAAALAAFWSQVLDQPVDEGASPYYAGIGIADRQPGRTAMMFLMVPEPPSGTKNRVHVDLVADGDLAAETARVVALGATHVGDFDEYGTTWASFTDPEGNAFDIAVAGAHQ